The Buteo buteo chromosome 23, bButBut1.hap1.1, whole genome shotgun sequence genome includes a window with the following:
- the SYT2 gene encoding synaptotagmin-2: protein MTFKQASMMAPEAMATTMPMTTMENSTEAAGPGESKEDMFTKLRDKFMNELNKIPLPPWALIAIAVVAGLLILTCCFCICKKCCCKKKKNKKEKGKGMKNAMNMKDMKSGNQDDDDAEMGLTEGEGEEEEKEPENLGKLQFSLDYDFQANQLTVGILQAAELPALDMGGTSDPYVKVFLLPDKKKKYETKVQKKTLNPAFNETFTFKVPYQELGGKTLVMAIYDFDRFSKHDIIGEVKVPMNTVDLGQPIEEWRDLQSGEKEEPEKLGDICISLRYVPTAGKLTVCILEAKNLKKMDVGGLSDPYVKIHLLQNGKRLKKKKTTVKKKTLNPYFNESFSFEIPFEQIQKVQVVITVLDYDKLGKNEAIGKIFTGCNATGTELRHWSDMLANPRRPIAQWHSLKPEEEVDAALGKNK, encoded by the exons ATGACGTTCAAGCAAGCATCCATGATGGCCCCAGAGGCCATGGCCACCACGATGCCCATGACCACGATGGAGAACTCCACTGAGGCCGCGGGGCCGGGTGAGAGCAAGGAGGACATGTTCACCAAGCTGAGGGACAAGTTCATGAATGAGCTCAACAAGATCCCCT TGCCGCCCTGGGCCCTCATCGCCATCGCGGTGGTAGCTGGACTCCTCATCCtcacctgctgcttctgcatctgCAAGAAGTGCTGctgcaagaagaagaagaacaaGAAGGAGAAGGGCAAAGGCATGAAGAACGCCATGAACATGAAGGACATGAAGTCAGGCAACCAG GACGACGATGACGCAGAGATGGGTCTGACGGAGGgggaaggtgaggaggaggagaaggagccggagaACCTGGGCAAGTTGCAGTTCTCACTGGACTACGATTTCCAGGCAAACCAG TTGACGGTGGGGATCCTCCAAGCCGCTGAACTGCCAGCTTTGGACATGGGCGGCACCTCGGACCCATACGTTAAGGTGTTCCTGCTCcctgacaagaagaaaaagtacGAGACCAAAGTGCAGAAGAAGACACTAAACCCTGCCTTCAATGAGACCTTTACCTTCAAG GTTCCCTACCAGGAACTGGGCGGGAAGACGCTGGTGATGGCCATCTACGACTTCGATCGCTTCTCCAAGCACGACATCATTGGCGAGGTGAAGGTGCCCATGAACACGGTGGACCTGGGCCAGCCCATTGAGGAATGGCGAGACCTGCAGAGCGGCGAGAAGGAGGAG CCAGAGAAGCTAGGAGATATCTGCATCTCCCTCCGGTATGTGCCCACGGCTGGGAAACTCACTGTCTGCATCCTGGAGGCCAAGAACCTGAAAAAGATGGATGTCGGCGGTCTCTCAG ATCCCTACGTGAAGATCCACCTGCTGCAGAATGGCAAGAGattgaagaagaagaagacCACAGTCAAGAAGAAGACCTTGAACCCCTACTTCAACGAGTCCTTCAGCTTTGAGATCCCCTTTGAGCAGATACAG AAAGTGCAAGTGGTCATCACAGTGCTGGACTATGACAAGCTGGGGAAGAATGAAGCCATAGGCAAGATCTTCACGGGCTGCAACGCCACCGGCACGGAGCTGCGGCACTGGTCCGACATGCTGGCCAACCCCCGGCGGCCCATTGCCCAGTGGCACTCGCTGAAGCCAGAGGAAGAAGTAGATGCAGCTCTCGGGAAAAACAAATAG